AAGATTAGTTCTCTTCGGTGGATACTAACTGATCTAGTTCCTCCAGGACACAACTTCGACAAACAATGAGACTGGCACTACCACTAACGTGCGTTGGACAGGGACGATAAGCAACAACTTGGTGGTGACCTTCGATGGAGGCTTCCAGCTGACCTTATTACCTGGAGGAATGTATATGGAATCACCGGAGAAGCGGCAGAAGCTCGTGCGCACTTACGATGTGGAAGGCCTTGTAGTGTCATCTACTTATTTCTATGAGATCAAAGTCTAAGGTCAACTTGCATGGACCATGCTGCAGCTTATCCTTGGTTACACTAGATAGATTCCAgttaaaatagaacaccaaggcTTCGTTCAAGGCCTTGTATCAACTGAATAGTTGAATAGAGAGAATAAATACTTTTCTTGagtaatatttatgatattttattagtATCAACTAAAAGGATTGGGTGAAGACGTAGCTTAGTTTTCTTACAATTTACAATTTGCAATGGAGCTCTATAACCGACAAAAGCCCTTTTAAATTACGTAGAAGATAATCAATTACtttgatcaagaaaattttaCACCATAGATTGTGAGAGAGATTGTTATGAATGATTGCTACAAGCCCATAATGTAACACTTTTATCACTCACTCTTGTGATAGCCTAAAAATATTGTTTTCCTTATATTTTTCGACTATAAATGCACTTCTCAAACTATTTTGTTAACCATCATTAATTCCCAGTTAAAATGGGACAAAATAGCCCTTTAAGCCCATGCCATAATATGATTTTGGTGTCATTAgctagtaaagaaaaaaaaaggtcaatCATTTCAACACCCTATAATGTTGTGAGTGATAAGGCTTGCCAACTTATGAACAAATATTATTCATCAAGTCTTGTGAAAAATTGGGATATTGCTGATATTTAGAACtataattttcattttaagaccatTTCCGTTGCTTTCAGTTGTTTGTTCTGTGTCTATCTCTCAAACAATGATGATGTTTTCTCTATCAATCATTCATCCTTTTgactatttttttcttattttacaaGTCATTTTGAGATAGCTATTGTTTGGGTACATAATAAGTTATAATTCTATTTATAACAATGACAAATAGATTAACTCACTcccgattgttgaatctcgtattttgatgatgaaactactcgatatatgtttatgatttaatctgcgttttgagtgacgaaggatacctcgatcaggatgagacaattaaagcaagaaaatcatgttgggccggaggaacatgtcagaagattggatgtcgggccggtggatcggtcgacgtatcgacagaaggcttcgggctgtggattcgggcatcgggccaaggagagcggatattacgccaaggacatcggagttgcggagacaactagccgattgggcaataggctgtaagagaggacgatgcaccgaagaatcggacgaagcgtcgagagaccaataacatgccggacaacgtgattaatgcttaggattaattgtctcgatcgaagtttttgttttacatgtgcaggattaactacgatgaaagtaagacatgcagcaggagttgcgccggagtcatgacaatgatcacgttgggagttcaagagctcgacgaaagttcggacagtcgttggaggttctgcgggaacaaatccgagaagtccagaagcttgccaaaggagctcatcggaacttgccaagtggatcgtcgcaagtccaggagtttgccggaagtccgcaggaggatcaccgacagttcgtcggatgatcgacggaagttcgccggaaactcgtcggaagaagcgattgacgcaccggagcaagctgcagaatatgtcttaggaaataatcgtagttagcacattgattaagttagaaatgggaggtgatcacattagcttaatcttggggcaattgggcccctgaaagaatcaaattgggccgaatggattaacccattcggaccctgattactgtgggaggtgcaaccgcccaagctatgtctcccagcgagactgggcggtgcaaccaccccagccaagaggtggcaccgccccgggctcagtctccgagcgagactgggcggtgcaacctcttctgtcaagaggtagcaccgccagagctcaagtttcgagctctggcaaagaggtgcaaccgcccctaacagaggtggcaccgcccagaggctcagtcttcgagctctgccaggcggtgcaaccgccccagtcaggaggtgcaaccgcctgatcccggaatttcgggaattgacagatttgagctccaaatttgaactgggttggggcctataaataccccacccattcagcactgaaagcacagaacacacactcgaaatcttgctgtctttctgtggttcttagagctcaaaactactagttctcctctttctgttcttcaaagtttgagttgtaaagagaggagagaaaacttctgtaagggttgtctcctaagcccgtcaaaaagagtgaatttgtaagagggtagttggccttcgcctattgaaggaaggcctctagttgacgtcggtgatctcgtcggtggaggaagccaaaagtagagtaggtcaagattgaccgaaccactctaaatctcggtttacatttcctttgagcattttaccttcactgaaaacttctcaatagcttactgccctctgcgattttacgaacgagtttcaaggttcagacgtaaatctacgtttagacgtaaatctgcgtttagacgtaaatctgcgtttagacgtaaatctgctttttcgtatgatcatcatattgcagattgcgtttacgttttgagctttaccataactgcacactgcctttatactcctgtttaaactgcgtcttatctaaatcaagtgatttacgaatcatcatttagacgtaaatcagtttcttcgtacgaacgtcggatttcagtttgcgccgatattctggttttcatcatagctgcaaactgcctgcatagattgactttaaccttgcttagtatcaactttcatacagaagttgtttttatcgtttgaacgcagctttcgattttaatcgcagaaagttttccgctgcactaattcaccccccccccccccccccctcttagtgctctcgatcctaataattggtatcagagcccggtatttctcatttcggacttacacccgagagaaatggctcttcatggctttcaagagggcttttcgatttttcgtctaccgttgtttaacggattggactacacctattggaagacccgaatgaggatctttcttatttctgtggatgttgaactttggaatcttgtcgaaaatggtttttcgaagtcttctcttccaatgatcgaatggtcggatttagagaagaagcatttttctttaaacgtaaaggctatgaatgccttattttgcgctttggacaaaaatgagttcaatcgggtttctttgtgcgaaacgactttcgatatttggcgcactcttgaaatcacgcacgagggaactagtagagtcaaagactcgaaagttaatattttactacatgatttcgagctttttcaaatgaagccaagcgaaaccattggtgatatgtacacccgttttacggatgtcgtcaacggtttaagagctcttggcaaatgttttttgaattctgaacttgtgaacaagattttgcgttctctttttaagaagtaggattcaaaagtaacagctttacaagaaacaaaagatttaaatatttttccacttgaagaactaattggttcattgatcacatataaaatgacgtgcaatgcacgtgaagaacttgagaaccaccttccaaagaacaggaaggatttgggacatagaacatttgaagaccactcgagcataagctcaagtgatgatgaacttaaactacaaatgaaacaaaaattaaaaagtaaaaagaacggaactacttgctttgaacgcaagaagaagaacaaaaattgggatgaatcgagctcctccgaagacgaagagaaaatcaataaaggcgaggtggcaaactacgcctttacgcctttcgacgctaaggtaatcaaaatgcctttaatttactttgaaattacataatgcttttcataatgcatttttattttttatttaattttcttaaaaattatatgtttaataattttataatgaaaatacaaaaaattaggaatcatgcttatcattctagtaattttgaaaataatcatgaaaattacatgtttatgataaacaaaataattttgattaaaaataccttatgaaatcatgctatatgtggttgagaagtaataatgtgtatcatgttgatttccattgttatttctcgattttgagtatatgaaatcatgtttaatttgaagttatgattaatgagtatatatttttgaaattatgacgaTTCttaatatttatggattatcgattttcatgataataacagtggctttaaaaaaattgatgtatgttttcataaatgaaaaggcatgttaacatgaaatcgatcacttaaaatgaaacacttaaaaatggggaaaatatattatcaatgaaatcatgaatctatttatgttataaattttgtgacccataaaaatgattttgatgatttaaatttgaaatgagttttatcaaaatcatgatcttgatttttctcttgaatgattgtgacttgtatttcttgtattcatgatatgatttttatgcaattctttgtattcatgaaatatttatctcatcacccaattatttctttttcaatattcctcaagtgatgatatgaatgcatgagatattcatgaatttattttgatatatgtaaatgagaagcttcgatcatgcatggtaggatacaatgtgacaaattaataccatgatgatttgaaatatttatgatttggaatgatgcatatgcttttgtatgatgtgtatcatgaatgtttaaaataaataaataaataaataaatatttatatcatgttagatggttttacatattatgcatgataagctatagtgatgagtgaaacaatgattgaaataatatgaatgatgatttggaatcatgcatataataatgagtttatatgttttgaaaatatgcatgttttaatttgaaaatataatgatgcacaaatgagattgatactaacctttgtcatgatttaaaaattgatgtaaagggtttttcccttctttttgacaatgataaaaggggagatagctagcttgcataattcaagaagaaagcaaaaattgcacttctcaaaagagaagaaattgctatcttgaacatcaccaagaagtgctatcttgcaagtcttaagacacacaaatgcaatcatgcaaaatttgtaattttgcacattattaaaatttatgatgctttggtgattatgcatgttctaaaatgttataagattcactagcttgcatgatgtagaacttagctatattgaacatcaccaaggaatgctatcttgcctatctcaagaagcaaaaagtcaacttgcacatttagcaaaacttatatttcaagaagcaagagttgcttttttgctagcttgtatatggtaaacttgctatcatactaccatgatgatgagcataccttatcttcatgattatatttgaaaaactatggcaaaaatatgtccgaatgattaaacgtgttaaaattatttttcagactttttttattgaatgatcaaatcacttgattgtcataatgattttacacaattacttgccatgattacatgttggaaattatgtgcttgaatacaaaaatttccatgataataagcatgttttaccttcatgattgtaattgaatatctctagtaaaaccttgtccgaatgtatgaaaatgtcaaatttcattttcagattttcttgatcctaacaattggattttcttgatacattatcctcttccgaacttaacaggcatatgtcatatcaagtttaattcacatcattgatttttgacatatggaatcatctagcaaatgcacttatcatgtgaaaaatatttttcgagaaacatatttgatgattccctcttataaaaggaagatatttttacatacaaggatttgactcacttacatatcttaattcttgcaaaaatgaagtgtgctttaatatcttatcgatttgaacttcacatatgactttcctccttcatgtaaaaagataacaaataaaaaggaagaagcaataaaagctatctccatgtcatgttttcctcgagatgtttgcataattggtatcctatcactcactgttggaaaatgacatgaaccaacttatggcatcgcacttatatttaaaatttgcttatatcgttctccttgttgttgatgacaaagggggagaaatatataaattgatactatgagtgccatatttgaagaatatgaatagatgttatgaatgccatattatgatgagatatcaaaagtagcattcatatgaataggtgctatgaatgtcatatcatgttaagatatcaagaacttgaatcgcaattttacatgttgatatcttaccatttgatgatagtaaacttgcatgatgataacaatagatattatgtttttcatgcaatgagttaaacatatatcacaaacacttgattgtggtacttctcctttttgttgatgacaaagggggagaagtatgttgatgacatgacatgttgcttggatttttgaatccaagagtttctatcaatatggcatattgatagggggagtttgtttaaactttgggagttaaggttaactccgtttatgatgacatgttgcttagatttttgaatctaagagtttatatcaatatggcatattgatagggggagtttgtttaaactccgggagttaagtttaactccgtcatcaagtggttgtcatcatcaaaaagggggagattgttgaatctcgtattttgatgatgaaactacttgatatatgtttataatttaatttgcgttttgagtgacgcaggatgcctcgatcaggatgagacaattaaagcaggaaaatcatgttgggccggaggaacatgtcagaagattggacgtcgggccggttgatcggtcgacgtatcgacaaaaggcttcgggctgtggattcgggcatcgggccaaggagagaggatattgcgccaaggacatcggagttgcggagacaactggccgattgggcaataggttgcaagagaggacgatgcgccgaagaatcggacgaagcatcgagagaccaatgacatgccggacaacgtgattaatgcttaggattaattgtctcgatcgaagtttttgttttacatgtgcaggattaactacgatgaaagtaagacatgcagcaggagttgcgccggagtcatgacaatgatcacgttgggagttcgagagctcgacggaagttcggacagtcgtcggaggttctgcgggaacaaatccgagaagtccataagcttgccaaaggagctcgtcggaacttgccaagtggatcgtcgcaagtccaggagtttgccggaagtccgcaggaggatcaccgagggttcgtcgaatgatcgacggaagttcgctggaaactcgtcggaagaagcgattgacgcaccggagcaagctgcagaatatgtcttaggaaataatcatagttagcacattgattaagttagaaatgggaggtgatcccattagcttaatcttggggcaattgggcccttgaaagaatcaaattgggtcgaatggattaacccattctgaccctaattgttgtgggaggtgcaaccgcccaagccaggaggtagcaccgcccaagctatgtctcctagtgagactgggcggtgcaaccgccccagccaagaggtggcaccgccccgggctcagtctccgagcgagactgggcggcgcaacctcttctgtcaagaggtagcaccgctagagctcaagtttcgagctctgtcaggcggtgcaaccgccccagtcaggaggtgcaaccgcctgatcccggaattccgggaattgacagatttgagctccaaatttgaactgggttggggcctataaataccccacccattcagcactgaaagcacagaacacacactcgaaatcttgctgtctttatgtggttcttagagctcaaaactgctagttctcctctttctgttcttcaaagtttgagttgtaaagagaggagagaaaacttctgtaagggttgtctcctaagcccgtcaaaagtagtgaatctgtaagagggtggttggccttcgcttattgaaggaaggcctctagttgacgtcggtgacctcgtcggtggaggaagccaaaagtggagtaggtcaagattgaccgaaccactctaaatctcggtttgcatttcctttgagcattttaccttcactgcaaacttctcaatagcttactgccctctgcgattttacgaacgagtttcaaggttcagacgtaaatctgcgtttagacgtaaatctgcgtttagacgtaaatctactttttcgtatgatcatcatattgcagattgcgtttacgttttgagctttaccataactgcacactgcctttatactcctgcttaaactgcgtcttatctaaatcaagtgatttacgaatcagcatttagacgtaaatcagtttcttcgtacgaacgtcggatttcagtttgcgtcgatattctggttttcatcatagctgcaaactgcctgcatggattgactttaaccttgcttagtatcaactttcatacagaagttgtttttatcgtttgaacgcagctttcgattttaatcgcagaaagttttccgctgcactaattcaccccccccccccccccacctcttagtgctctcgatcctaacaccgatAACAGCCCATGAACGCCACACCCACatgatttaaattattttcatgttttaaattacaaaaaaaattgttcatcaaataaatcatatgtTTTGTACAAAGGCAAATGCATATGTAAAATCCCTTCAAACTTAATTTTCATTCCAATTTTGTTttggcacatatatatatatatatatatatatatatataaggtcttAGAATATTGTACGGTGTATTTAAGATTGAAGGGCAAACATGTCATTTACAACTATGAGAGTACCGATATGTCAACAAAGAAGCATTGATTACACGTTGTTGCCGAAAATTCCTTGATGCATGTGATTACCTATTACAACCGTACTTATCATATCCGTTTCCTCCGCCTTCATCACCGGCCCAAATTGGGTGCGTGTATTGACTCGCCTCGATTGAGATTTCTCGTGTATAAATTGCTGCGTAGTGTGGGGGAGAAACCACGATCAGGGTGGATTTGTGGAGATGGCGATGACTGTGATCAGTGTGGTTGTCGTCGTGTCCTTTGCTCTCATGGCCATGGCAGTGATGGCACAGGGTCCATGGGACACTGCCGACGCCACTTTCTACGGCGACATATCCGGCAACGCGACCATGGGTGAGTTCAGCTGCCTCTCCCTCTTTCTACTACTGCTCCTTTGTCGTTGTCTTCCCCTCTCAGTCCAATGAGCAGGTCACAAGCGCTGCATGCACGCAGAGGAGATTTTGCTGCAGTTAAATCGTGTTCATgggtagagaaagagagagagagagagagagagagagagagagagagatctgacCATGTGTTTTGTACTGGTACAGGCGGAACTTGTGGGTATGACAATCTCTTCGAGCACGGATACGGGCTGTCGAACACGGCGCTGAGCACGGTGCTGTTCAACGATGGGGAAAAATGCGGTGCATGCTTCGAGTTGAAGTGCGCAGCGGGACCCGACAGGTGCAAGGAGGGGAGCACCATCGTGACGGCGACCAGCTTCTGCCCGCCGGCACCCGTCAGCCTGTGCAACCCGCCCCAGAAGCACTTCGACCTCTCCATGGCCATGTACATGAAGATCGCCAAGACAGCCTATTCGGGCAGCATCCCCGTGCAGTTCCGGCGAGTACCGTGCGTCAGGGAGGGCGACATCGGATTCGAGTTCAGGGGGAACCCCTTCTGGATCTCGGTGCTGGTGTACAACGTGGCCGGCTCCGGCGACGTGGCGAACCTGTCGATGAGGGGATCCAACACCACCTGGGTGCCGATGACGAGGTCGTGGGGACAGAGGTGGCAGCTCAGTTTCAGGCCAGAGATGGTGGGACAGAGCCTTTCGTTCAAGGTGACGACAGGCGACGGCAATACGGTGGAGTCGGTCGACGTCGCTCCAGCGAACTGGCAGTTCGGGCAGCGGTATACAGGCGGCCAATTCTGATAAGGAATTGGAGCAGAAAGCAAGGGAAACTATTAGTACATGCAATATAAGGAAGCCCCCTAACCATGCACGGGCTTCTTCACTGGCTTTTGAAGTCATATCTATTCCTGCACGCAGTTTAATATTTGCATTACCTTGCTTCAGTTTAAGAGCTCCCATCATGCATATTGTAATGAAAGCCACGGCTTTTAGTTTCAAAGAATTCACGCGAATTCTCTAAGTCACGTGAACTTCCCCTACTGTCATCATGCACACGGAGTCCCGAGTCGTCGATTCCAATGATTCACGGCGTTAGAGGAAACTGCCACAATGAGAACTGTCGTGAACCGAATGATTCACGGCGTTAGCGGAAACTGCCACAATGAGAACTGTCGTGAGAATAACAGGTTGTGTGTTCAGATCAGGTTAGATGCAGTCTCAGCATTGGATAGAATACATCTAACATAGTCCAAAAGAAATGGATAGAATAGTTCTGAGTAATAACAAAACTGGCCACGGATGCACAGGAAAATTGATTTCTCGATAGAGAATATCTTAATGGCTTAATCTATGCCTCGAGATTATTTTGGATACGGGAGGAATATGACCCACAAGAGTGCAACATTATAGCTTACTAAAGAATGAATGCTTGACTTTTGGTCAATTGATACAAATATAAACATCATTGTTCATCATAAGACGACAACCATCCTTTGCAAAACGTTAGGGCAACATAGTTGGACCAGATCTTATTAACAAAAAACAAATCGATACAAGCATCGGACGGGACGGTCATTATTTAACTTAAGTCGGAAAACATTACAGCACCATTTCTGTGGAAGAAAAGCAAAATCTTTTCAGCCATCTGAAACTTCCATGTAGTCATAATCGCTACCAGGATAGAAAGGGCCAAGGAAGATAACACTATGATGATTGGGAAAATATTGAAGGACCAGCGCACAGCTAATAGCGGAGCAAATATGTGTGGCGCCTGAACCAGTTGTAGTCTGGAAGGCCCTGGATTGGTCCCATGGCTGCAATTGCCACATCCTGCGAAGCCAAGGCGGCACCCAGTATAAGCTGACCCATTCTTTGTATGATAACGACGCACCAAGTGTCCACAAATACCAAAGGAAAATAGACCCGTCCTTTTTCATAACCTCATTTTGAAGTGTCATGAAAACATACAAGGCCAAACATGATTTAAGGTATACTTGAGAGTTGAGACTCTCCAATCAGCCTTATAATGAATTTATATCTTAAATATGTGAGACAGGTGATTACGTAACTTAACTTAAAGTGATGCCTCATGGTTATGCAAATTTGGACCCTTAGCTCCCTAAATTGCTTATTTCTATGAATCTCTGGCATGCTTATTGTGATTGTAATCATAAAGCATCTTTTAGTAAATGCAAAAAGTACGGCTTTACCTGATCAAATATGAAGCGATTAGCAACACGCTTAACAGTGCTTGCATCAACTGCATCTATCCTCGCAAAAAGTTCAGCAACTGGGATTCTACGGCCATATGTAAGTATCTGGAAACACAAAAAAAGTAAGAAGACATGAAGGAAAGAAATATAGAAACTTTGGAAGTAAAATGACTGAACAAACATGCTGCCAGAGAAAGGACGAATCATTACCTGACGACCGATGTCCTCAGCAACAGGGCTGGTACCATCAATGTGAAGTTGAAGAGAAGATTTGAGCTGTAAAAGATCATCAAACAGTTGCAGCTTATAACTTATTAAAACAATTCAACAAACAACATTCCTTGCATATATCACATTGGAGATATTCTTCAACAAAAATTTGGATGTTCCAGGATACATGATACTCTATTGCAACTTGACAATCAACCAAAACTTGTGAATAACTTATCATGAAGAAACATCCATGTGATTTGATCAAACACATTCGAATTATACTGTCCAGATGCTATTGTTTAGTGGTTTATCTACTCCACTTGAACAAAAGAACTCATTAATCTTCTTTGAGCCATTTAAAGAACCTTGCATCCATGTCTAATACTCAAAAGGCAAAGGTGTTTGGACCACAGGTCAAACCTTTTACATCTTAAGCAGCATATTTCTGTTAGTTCCTTCTCAGCACTCTAAATCCTGGAAATTTCCCTCCCAATACTTGCATTTAGATACAATAGGAATGGTAGCAGATGCCTCCCTTAGTTAACATTCATAAATGGCAATGACATGCAGGTGAGGCTGGCAACAAAGTTAACAAGCAGTGGCTTCAAAGTTGCCTTTATACTCGCAACTTGCTGCACGACAGATGCATTCCAAGAAAGATGTATTTCCTAGACAGAATAATGATCATGTCCCCATTTATTAAAGCAATTTGACCATCATATGCTTAATACATGATTTTTCAGTTACCTTAGACAATAACAATGAAATGTTCATGTCTCACAAAAGAGATATTGTTTATACTGTTTCATGGAATAATTTTGCCCACAAGAATTATATTAACTGCACTGATAAGCTGCAGCAA
Above is a genomic segment from Musa acuminata AAA Group cultivar baxijiao chromosome BXJ3-4, Cavendish_Baxijiao_AAA, whole genome shotgun sequence containing:
- the LOC135636844 gene encoding expansin-A9-like: MAMTVISVVVVVSFALMAMAVMAQGPWDTADATFYGDISGNATMGGTCGYDNLFEHGYGLSNTALSTVLFNDGEKCGACFELKCAAGPDRCKEGSTIVTATSFCPPAPVSLCNPPQKHFDLSMAMYMKIAKTAYSGSIPVQFRRVPCVREGDIGFEFRGNPFWISVLVYNVAGSGDVANLSMRGSNTTWVPMTRSWGQRWQLSFRPEMVGQSLSFKVTTGDGNTVESVDVAPANWQFGQRYTGGQF